The DNA segment CTGAAATCCAATTCGATAGTACAGGTCTTTGAATCTTTTGGATTATAGAGAAGACAAGATTTCTCACTAGGATGAATAAGCAGTAAGCTGGGAGTCAAGGAGGGAAGTGCATGATCTGGAAGTGGGAAGCAGATTTGATAATCTGCAAATGAGGAAATATATGCAAAATAAGGAAGAAATACATAGGCCGGCTTAGGCCCAAAAATTGGGGAGCCCTAGCTTTGGCAATTAGTTAAcctaaataattaaaagaatgTTCCAATTCAAAATTCTTTGGTGATACTGATACACAAAAAGTATTCCTATTCTGATGTTTTCTAAGCAAAATCAAACCTATCAAAATCTGTTTTTGCTTAAATTTCATCCATTATTCTCTTTACAAATTATACGGGGATAAGTATATTAGACAAGCATATATGGATGGTACGACTATACTTCATACTAAAGATAATATAATAGTATATCTGATATATTAATGCAAatgtaaaagtgaaaattaatTACATATGTATATTAAGTATAGTCGTACCATCcatgtattaaattaattataatagtATATCTGATATATCATGCTAATAGAACACCACTAAATTAATGCATTAAATGCTAGAACACACATGACTTACTTGTGTCATTTGTTCCAATAATCTTTGGTAAGAAGAACTTTCTCTTGATGTTCTCCCAGTGGATAAGTGGAGGTTTAGGGAATACATCATCCCCTGCTTCAGCCTGCAGAATAGATAGGAAGTATAACTATTTAGAACGTTGTTTATGGTGAAGTTTCAGAGTTTGTGAATCGAAATAGAGACATTGAAGGGTTGTACGTGAATATGAAGGTAATATAATACTCCTTTTGTTTTCTTAGATATAGTACTACTATGTTTTCAATAATCGGATTGGCTATTGAATTTACAATGCGCGTACGATAATCACTTTAACAGAAACATCTTATGATGTATAACCCCAATTCAAAAGCAAACAatccaaaacaaacaaaaaaaaagaaagaggaaagggGATCAATCTAACTTATtatttaaacaaacaaaaaggagGCTTCAACTCTACTAAAAGGGTCGCGGGATTTCAAATTTGGTCTTTCCTCTCCCCTGGCAAAGGTACAGGTAACTGTCAAGTCTATTTAAACTAGAATTGTGTAATTCTTTTAAGGTTagaaatttaataatttatttaatcaCAGTGATTATTAGCGATTATTATATGACACAGCTAACTTAAGGCACAAGTAAGTTGGAGTACAAGGAGTTGTAAGTTGAAACTCAATAGTCTACTGAGAGTGAAAGTTGGAAGGATCTCGGTTAGTTTTCTAACAGAAATGGACCAGTATTaatcactttcatcatataatcccaCTAATCCCTATAACTAGTAGGAAGCTGCAATAAATCAGACAAATCAATTTGACGATCTTGTCAAATCCCGAATGATATCACTATTAAGCGTAAGCAAAGCATATAAAGGATCAGGAGTAATCTAAAGAAGGTAAAGATGTTTCATTGCTTCTGACTAAGATCAGAGGTGAACCTGAGTAGATACACAGAGAGTATGAGCAAGTTGTGTCTTTCCAGATCTGAATAAACTGTTCATTCAGCAGAGTCAGATGAAAATATTCTACTAATGCTTCTAACGCAAAGCTCAAACAATAATCAATTGATTTCTTACCTGAATTCACCAAAAGCTTTAGTGATTGCTGAAGTTTCTATCCCTCCTTCAAAAGTTCACACAGATCAAAGAACAATCAGAATCAGGAGCGGTTTCTTTATAAGGAAAAAGCATTAAGGATTCAATCATATATAGGAGCAAAAACTTTACCACCCGAGAGTTCATCCAGTGCTTGGCTTCCAGTTGTGATGCAAACTACTGCCTTCCTCTGTAACAAACATGTAGTATCATTCACTATTCAGGTACTCCATCTTTTTATGTAAGGCAAAAGTTGGACTGACACAAGCAGAAGAATGAAATCAAATGACAAGGAAAACAAAAATGGAGTAGTGATTTTATTCCACACCATCCTGACCCTATTCCATTTTTGAGTGACTTCAGTAATAAGAAAGATAAAGAGAGAAGCAGCAGAAATAGATGATGGTGTATCATCAACATGAATATGACTAGCAGAATATAATTCTCTAACCAGTATTTTCTCAGTTGCTTCATAGATCTTGTCAACTTCTGCCTCGGATAACCCTTCGATCCCAATCAAGTTCTGTAACAAGGCAATGTGATATATTTATTAGAAGAAAGAATGAAGAACAGAAGTATAAAGTAGTACTTCACGTTTTGTGGATAATAACAAGAGTTGCTTTTTCCTTTCACCTTTTGCATGGGCATCATCAAGCCACTAATGCAGGTGTAGATATCTGCCTCTTCAAACTTCTTTACGTCCCCAGCATTAATTCCATGAGAGATCACTGCATTTTTTACAAACGTCGAATTCAGCTTTTAATCCTTAGGGAAGTTCATCAGAATCTTAAATGAATTtatatttgatatttaaaaacAGAGACTTATAGCTTCATCATTCCAGTTTAAGACCTGCTTTGTATTTTTCATTCAATTGTATACGTTCCATGAGATAGCCATCTATTAAAGACTACTCCATGACAATATCTCAAAAGTAGATATCAAGAGGAACATGATAGTACAAATTTGATTTGTACTCTACTAAAACACAGTCAATGAGATTACGAATACATTCATAACATCTCAAAATGGATCATGACACATATGATCAGCCATAAAAATCTCGCAAGCAGAAGAGAAAACCGAAACTGTGCAAATTATGCTACAATGATGAGATCAACGTACACAGAGACACACTAGCTAGCGCTGATGAAAAATAGGATAACTGGATAAAATAATAAGCATAAAAACAGTTTAAAATATATGGACATTAGTGTAATCAGCTGATTTGGAACCAGAACTTTATGAGTTAACAGTGAGAAACACAGAGCGCAatctattttcttaaattaattatgaGCTCCTTTGATTTTTACAGAGATTCAGATATTTTACTCCAAACCACCGCCAAATATGCATATGAGAATCATATATAGAAGAAGTATTGGAAACTGAAACCGTAACAATCTCCACAAAGATAAGGTCAAAATACTCACACGCTAGCAGTGATGGAATAGTTGAACACGTGGCTTGAATCATGAGAAAACAGATACTATATTCATAAACAATCTGTACTAAACCTC comes from the Lycium ferocissimum isolate CSIRO_LF1 unplaced genomic scaffold, AGI_CSIRO_Lferr_CH_V1 ctg3062, whole genome shotgun sequence genome and includes:
- the LOC132043929 gene encoding meiotic recombination protein DMC1 homolog; this translates as MMPMQKNLIGIEGLSEAEVDKIYEATEKILRKAVVCITTGSQALDELSGGGIETSAITKAFGEFSLFRSGKTQLAHTLCVSTQAEAGDDVFPKPPLIHWENIKRKFFLPKIIGTNDTT